A window of the Pelagicoccus enzymogenes genome harbors these coding sequences:
- a CDS encoding motility-associated protein gives MFVIIGALIVLGATVGAFLWSGGSLVLLWHPPEFLAIFGITAGVATICAPKDVLVHTIKAIIGALKGSGPNKDDYLDLMKVMYELFMLGRRNGLLALDEHVSSPESSSIFSNYPSFLADKEKVTFLCSALRPIIDGKIKPDQLEPLLKAEIDAKKHAAHGPINVLHLLGDSLPGIGIVAAVMGIILTMSVLDQGVMVIGGKISAALSGTFLGIFVAYGFINPLCNVIEFGNEAEETYYICMSRSIGAFARGLAPIMAVELARRSLEASMVPSADDLENILKSSTGG, from the coding sequence ATGTTTGTAATCATCGGAGCATTAATCGTACTAGGCGCGACAGTCGGAGCATTCCTCTGGTCTGGAGGTAGCCTCGTGTTGCTCTGGCACCCGCCGGAATTCCTTGCGATCTTCGGCATCACGGCCGGGGTGGCGACCATTTGCGCTCCCAAGGACGTACTGGTCCACACCATCAAGGCCATCATCGGCGCCTTGAAGGGGTCCGGTCCCAACAAGGATGATTACCTCGACCTCATGAAGGTGATGTACGAGCTCTTCATGCTCGGCCGTCGCAATGGTCTGCTCGCCCTCGACGAACACGTCAGCTCCCCCGAATCGAGCTCGATCTTCTCCAACTATCCCAGCTTTCTCGCGGACAAGGAAAAGGTGACGTTCCTCTGCTCCGCTCTCCGTCCTATCATCGACGGCAAGATCAAGCCCGACCAGCTCGAGCCCCTGCTCAAGGCTGAGATCGACGCCAAGAAGCACGCAGCCCACGGCCCCATCAACGTGCTGCACCTCCTCGGAGACTCGCTCCCCGGTATCGGCATCGTGGCGGCGGTTATGGGTATTATTTTGACCATGAGCGTCTTGGACCAAGGCGTAATGGTGATCGGCGGCAAGATCTCCGCGGCCCTGTCCGGTACCTTCCTCGGTATCTTCGTGGCCTACGGTTTCATCAATCCGCTTTGCAACGTGATCGAGTTCGGCAACGAGGCGGAGGAGACCTACTATATCTGTATGTCCCGCTCCATCGGCGCCTTTGCTCGCGGCCTTGCTCCCATCATGGCGGTCGAGCTCGCCCGCCGCAGCCTCGAGGCCAGCATGGTGCCCAGCGCTGACGATCTGGAGAACATCCTAAAGTCCTCCACCGGAGGCTAA
- a CDS encoding flagellar protein FlgN gives MSNNFEEKDWNPLVELLRNEVQEYGGLYNLLERQQDEIFSRDPELVLKTNSEIESYMSEMGGLREQREAVVRDMARGCGADEEEPLSKLIVHFPDFMQPMLQALVDEINHMIRRTRQKARQNFMLLSRTMEINHETMQKLQPENYNRTYTKKGRVGVKTKLPTRYQAFV, from the coding sequence ATGAGTAACAACTTTGAAGAAAAGGACTGGAACCCACTGGTAGAGCTGCTCCGCAACGAGGTGCAGGAATACGGCGGCTTGTACAACCTACTGGAACGCCAGCAAGATGAAATCTTCAGCCGCGACCCAGAGCTCGTGCTCAAGACGAATTCCGAGATCGAAAGCTACATGTCCGAGATGGGCGGCCTCCGCGAGCAGCGCGAGGCGGTCGTGCGCGACATGGCTCGCGGATGCGGGGCGGACGAGGAAGAACCGCTTTCCAAGCTGATCGTCCACTTTCCCGATTTCATGCAACCGATGCTGCAGGCGCTGGTGGACGAGATCAACCACATGATCCGCCGCACCCGTCAGAAGGCTCGCCAGAACTTCATGCTGCTCTCCCGTACCATGGAGATCAACCATGAGACCATGCAGAAGCTGCAGCCGGAAAACTACAACCGTACCTACACCAAGAAAGGACGGGTCGGAGTGAAGACCAAGCTGCCGACTCGCTACCAAGCTTTCGTGTAA
- the flgG gene encoding flagellar basal-body rod protein FlgG, translating into MSISLYSAASGMEAQQTNLNVISNNIANVSTTGFKKSKVEFQDMFYQVPKSVGADAGGSIVPTGIQVGTGTQVVSTSKVFTQGQVSQTGEDMDVAIVGDGFFQVTGPDGETLYSRDGAFKLGPDGQVTNSQGMAVIGFPTPPAGFNNVSINSTGGVTFTSDNGDILGTGEINLTRFANPAGLLGLGGNLFRETEASGTPTVGAPGENGTGTLQQGYLETSNVNIVEEMVNMILAQRAYEINSKSIQTSDSMMQQVSQLKR; encoded by the coding sequence ATGAGCATTTCACTATACTCCGCAGCGAGCGGCATGGAGGCCCAGCAAACCAACCTCAATGTCATCTCCAATAACATAGCGAATGTGAGCACGACCGGCTTCAAGAAGAGCAAGGTCGAGTTTCAGGACATGTTCTACCAAGTGCCGAAGTCGGTTGGCGCCGACGCAGGCGGCAGCATCGTTCCCACCGGCATCCAAGTCGGTACCGGAACCCAAGTGGTCTCTACCTCCAAGGTTTTTACGCAAGGCCAAGTTTCGCAGACCGGCGAGGACATGGACGTGGCGATCGTGGGCGATGGATTCTTCCAGGTCACCGGGCCAGACGGGGAGACGCTGTACTCTCGCGATGGAGCCTTCAAGCTGGGGCCCGACGGGCAGGTCACCAACTCCCAAGGCATGGCGGTTATCGGATTCCCGACCCCTCCCGCCGGCTTCAATAACGTTTCCATCAACTCGACAGGCGGAGTGACCTTCACATCCGACAACGGGGACATCCTTGGAACTGGCGAGATCAATCTCACTCGCTTCGCCAATCCTGCCGGCTTGCTTGGCCTAGGCGGAAATCTTTTCCGCGAAACGGAAGCTAGCGGCACTCCAACGGTAGGCGCTCCCGGCGAAAACGGAACGGGTACGCTCCAGCAAGGCTATCTGGAAACCTCGAACGTGAACATCGTTGAAGAGATGGTGAACATGATCCTCGCCCAGCGGGCCTACGAAATCAACTCCAAGTCCATCCAGACCTCGGACTCCATGATGCAGCAAGTCAGCCAGCTCAAGCGCTAG
- a CDS encoding OmpA/MotB family protein, with product MKQMGTHHGGAWKVAYADFVTAMMALFMVLWLTSQDENLKRDLAKYFQDPYNTPMDNSMGVIESKSEGQVSNREGQAKGKAEISDFKVLYDMAQEFMRLLNIESANPDQKPVDLDVTSDGLRVTLYDRDAHPFFVENTADYTPWGSFVIETLAWLVQRHSFMVRVDGYVSEGFEGDGWDYTAWELSSDRANSTRRLLERYGVRAGQFESVTAHGTREPLPFMHPTAESNDRVSISLVLSELYNILDEREAQGAPPSFPD from the coding sequence ATGAAGCAGATGGGAACACACCACGGCGGCGCTTGGAAGGTTGCCTACGCGGACTTCGTGACCGCGATGATGGCGCTTTTCATGGTTCTCTGGCTGACTTCCCAGGACGAGAACCTCAAGCGCGACCTCGCCAAGTATTTTCAGGATCCCTACAATACTCCCATGGACAACTCCATGGGCGTGATCGAGAGCAAGAGCGAAGGCCAGGTCTCCAATCGGGAAGGGCAGGCCAAGGGCAAGGCGGAGATTTCCGACTTCAAGGTACTCTACGACATGGCCCAGGAGTTCATGCGCCTGCTCAACATCGAGAGCGCGAATCCGGACCAGAAGCCGGTCGACTTGGATGTCACCAGCGACGGCCTGCGAGTGACGCTCTACGACCGAGACGCCCATCCATTCTTCGTCGAAAATACCGCCGACTACACGCCTTGGGGCTCCTTCGTGATTGAGACGCTCGCTTGGCTGGTGCAACGGCACAGCTTCATGGTGAGAGTAGACGGCTACGTTTCCGAAGGCTTCGAGGGTGACGGCTGGGACTACACCGCTTGGGAACTCTCGAGCGATCGGGCCAATTCCACGCGTCGCTTGTTGGAGCGCTACGGAGTCAGGGCCGGACAGTTCGAGTCGGTTACGGCTCACGGAACGCGAGAGCCGCTTCCCTTCATGCATCCAACCGCGGAGTCCAACGATCGCGTCTCGATAAGCCTTGTCTTGTCGGAGCTCTACAACATTCTCGACGAGCGTGAGGCACAGGGGGCTCCCCCGTCGTTTCCAGACTAG
- the flgA gene encoding flagellar basal body P-ring formation chaperone FlgA has translation MKISLFLRLTFGLGIAIFIFASALRASLDEILAPLPVAEVASVSNRKIQSVQPVKSLRSVSTMQSLLESAPPAEEEAYRADAILASDVQQAITNELASHLRIAGDLTLVALRDLPDLSGYSQPFLVQLNNAPTSLSRGNLLLRFQVENEKGVLGEWTVPFRAHLFSEVWYPRAQLRRGELASPSDFESRAVDLLAEPNAVPAQLESLLRHEYARDIRPGKALVWSDLAERALVRKGDVVEVSAVTGLLAITMRAVAREDGSDGDLIVLRNIDSSKEFSARVIGESRVEVIF, from the coding sequence ATGAAAATCTCCCTGTTCCTACGCCTCACTTTCGGACTCGGTATCGCGATCTTCATCTTCGCTTCCGCGCTCCGGGCTTCCCTCGACGAAATTCTCGCACCCTTGCCGGTGGCGGAAGTCGCCTCGGTATCCAACAGAAAGATACAATCGGTTCAGCCGGTGAAGTCCTTGCGCTCGGTGTCCACCATGCAAAGCCTTCTCGAAAGCGCGCCTCCAGCGGAAGAAGAAGCTTATCGTGCCGATGCGATTCTCGCTTCCGACGTGCAGCAAGCGATCACCAACGAATTGGCCTCTCACCTGCGTATTGCAGGAGACCTTACATTGGTTGCCTTGCGTGACTTGCCCGATCTTTCGGGATACTCTCAGCCTTTCCTCGTGCAGCTCAACAACGCCCCCACGAGCCTTTCCCGCGGCAACCTGCTGCTGCGTTTCCAAGTGGAAAACGAAAAAGGTGTGCTCGGCGAGTGGACGGTTCCATTTCGAGCGCACCTGTTCAGCGAAGTATGGTATCCGCGAGCGCAGCTACGACGTGGCGAGCTGGCCTCCCCTTCGGACTTCGAAAGCCGCGCCGTCGATTTGCTGGCGGAGCCCAACGCGGTTCCAGCCCAATTAGAAAGTCTCCTGCGTCACGAGTACGCACGGGATATTCGACCAGGCAAAGCCCTTGTATGGAGCGACTTGGCCGAGCGAGCTCTTGTTCGCAAGGGTGACGTTGTCGAGGTCTCTGCGGTCACCGGATTGCTAGCCATTACGATGCGTGCGGTCGCTCGCGAAGATGGCAGCGATGGCGACCTGATTGTTCTGCGGAACATCGATTCGTCCAAGGAATTCTCCGCCCGCGTCATCGGCGAGAGCCGTGTCGAGGTTATCTTCTAG
- the flgK gene encoding flagellar hook-associated protein FlgK, which translates to MAGNIIGELANASKALTAHRFGVTTAGNNMANVNNPDYARQRVVIGEDGFVQTVGGPRGLGVEVQGFEHMRDAVLDREVLRETSLNASLTAQQSALAKAESSLGQEITRSGDSPFIDGATANGGGSGGIAETLNNFFNAFHSLSANPGSDAEKESLLQKADILTEKLNVTAERFSDLHEDIGLQVRTDLGSANQMIEEIARLNSEIARAESNRAGQALSLRDQRQGVLEDLSEIMQVKVEEIPDSSGQVRVYVPTVGGDSPQLDLVERGRFQSIAFIDSTASNPNYKFVVGDNQVQIDIKSGSVEGALTARDGVIAEYRRGLDGLAKELVTQINGLYNEGTAVSNTNFFADTGDAAEFTAAGIKLAADLNSGTLRTTNHADQNLGDNSLTLAIAELDDDRLAGLGNRDFATFYRSIVTDLGEGVAKVDARLEDETIVFEMLKQQQDAVSGVSLDEEMTDMMKYQRAFEATGKLIRAIDEMLDVIVNRLV; encoded by the coding sequence ATGGCCGGAAACATCATAGGCGAACTCGCCAACGCTAGCAAAGCGCTCACCGCTCACCGGTTCGGCGTCACCACTGCTGGCAACAATATGGCGAACGTCAACAACCCAGACTACGCTCGCCAGCGCGTGGTGATCGGGGAAGATGGTTTTGTGCAAACGGTTGGCGGTCCACGCGGCCTAGGAGTCGAGGTGCAGGGCTTCGAGCACATGCGCGACGCCGTGCTCGACCGCGAAGTCCTCCGCGAAACGAGCCTCAACGCTTCGCTGACCGCTCAGCAGTCGGCTCTCGCCAAGGCGGAGTCCAGCCTGGGCCAAGAGATCACCCGCTCGGGGGATTCCCCTTTCATCGACGGCGCCACTGCTAACGGTGGCGGCAGTGGCGGTATCGCCGAGACGCTCAACAATTTCTTCAACGCATTCCACTCCCTTTCCGCCAATCCTGGTTCGGACGCGGAAAAGGAGTCGCTGCTGCAGAAGGCAGATATCCTGACCGAAAAGCTCAACGTTACTGCGGAACGCTTCAGCGACTTGCACGAAGACATCGGTTTGCAAGTTCGCACGGATCTCGGATCAGCTAACCAGATGATCGAGGAAATCGCCCGCCTCAATTCCGAGATCGCTCGCGCCGAGTCCAATCGGGCAGGGCAGGCCCTCAGCTTGCGCGACCAGCGCCAGGGAGTTCTGGAAGACCTTTCCGAGATCATGCAGGTCAAGGTGGAAGAAATTCCAGACAGCTCGGGGCAGGTTCGCGTGTACGTTCCTACGGTTGGGGGAGACTCTCCTCAGCTCGATTTGGTGGAGCGCGGCCGTTTCCAGAGCATCGCTTTCATCGATTCTACCGCGTCGAATCCCAACTACAAATTCGTTGTAGGTGACAACCAAGTACAGATCGATATCAAGAGCGGCAGCGTCGAAGGCGCCCTTACAGCTCGCGATGGAGTGATCGCAGAGTATCGCCGCGGCCTTGACGGCCTGGCTAAGGAATTGGTCACTCAGATCAACGGCCTCTACAACGAAGGCACCGCGGTCAGCAATACCAACTTTTTTGCGGACACCGGAGACGCAGCCGAATTCACGGCTGCAGGTATCAAGTTGGCGGCCGACCTTAACTCCGGCACGCTCCGCACCACCAACCACGCTGACCAGAATCTCGGCGACAACTCTCTCACGCTCGCTATTGCCGAGCTCGACGACGACCGGCTCGCCGGATTGGGCAACCGGGATTTCGCAACCTTCTATCGCTCCATCGTCACAGACCTCGGTGAAGGCGTGGCCAAGGTCGATGCGCGGCTCGAGGACGAGACCATTGTCTTCGAGATGCTCAAGCAGCAGCAAGACGCTGTTTCAGGCGTTTCCCTCGACGAGGAAATGACGGATATGATGAAGTACCAGCGAGCGTTCGAAGCGACAGGCAAGCTGATCCGGGCCATTGACGAGATGCTCGACGTTATCGTGAACCGGCTCGTTTAA
- a CDS encoding FliA/WhiG family RNA polymerase sigma factor — MNDINVKERKDSSKGRKAQAAKAYGVGDSSKPPVQNAELFETYMPLVRSIVARIKINLPPHIDEQDLHSVGITGLIAALKKYDPAQKKSFGSYAAMRIRGSILDELRRMDWMPRNARTNFKKLRATIEEVEQRLGRPATEEEIRAELGISRKEYDQLMAETRPVSFLPLDNAAAGGDDGEGADLYEVIPDDNVVPVTSKMEKDEVTRLVAERINQLPETPRKVLAMYYFQDMRLAEIAEVFGLTESRICQIHSQAIISLRSYITTVMHK; from the coding sequence ATGAATGACATTAACGTGAAGGAGAGGAAAGACAGTTCAAAGGGGAGGAAGGCGCAGGCGGCAAAGGCCTATGGCGTGGGGGATTCCTCGAAACCTCCTGTCCAGAATGCCGAGCTATTCGAGACGTACATGCCGCTGGTGCGCTCCATCGTAGCTCGTATCAAGATCAACCTGCCACCCCACATCGACGAGCAAGACCTGCACAGCGTGGGCATCACGGGCTTGATCGCGGCCCTCAAGAAGTACGACCCCGCCCAGAAGAAGTCCTTCGGCTCCTATGCGGCGATGCGTATTCGCGGTTCCATCCTCGACGAGCTCCGTCGCATGGACTGGATGCCTCGCAACGCCAGAACCAATTTCAAGAAGCTGCGCGCCACGATCGAAGAAGTGGAGCAGCGCCTCGGACGTCCCGCGACGGAAGAGGAAATCCGTGCCGAGCTCGGCATCAGCCGCAAGGAATACGACCAGTTGATGGCGGAAACCCGCCCGGTCAGCTTTTTGCCTCTCGACAACGCGGCCGCCGGCGGCGACGACGGCGAGGGAGCGGACCTCTACGAAGTGATCCCCGACGACAATGTCGTGCCCGTCACCTCCAAGATGGAAAAGGACGAAGTCACGCGTCTCGTTGCGGAGCGGATCAACCAGCTCCCCGAAACGCCGCGCAAGGTGCTAGCCATGTACTATTTCCAGGACATGCGCCTCGCGGAAATCGCGGAAGTCTTCGGGCTGACGGAGTCTCGCATCTGCCAGATCCACTCCCAGGCGATCATCAGTTTGAGAAGCTACATCACGACTGTGATGCATAAGTAG
- a CDS encoding flagellar basal body L-ring protein FlgH: MRIQLFTTAALLLVASAFGKSLWESPRNSERGMFADRTAAGVGDILMIQVDEETVVNRSSSKTSSANGSLSQALGNVVIPGLIDTTGKTLPSVSLPGSLDSYTGGGSVTESNLLQSKIAVIIVDVQPNGNLVVEGARKVKASGEAQYLVVRGVVRGDDVLANNTVLSTHVLNANVELFNEGDLKDAQTKGWVHKLINVANVR, translated from the coding sequence ATGCGTATACAACTATTCACTACAGCTGCTCTACTCCTAGTCGCTTCTGCGTTCGGAAAATCCCTTTGGGAATCTCCTCGCAACAGCGAGCGTGGCATGTTCGCGGATCGCACGGCGGCAGGCGTAGGAGATATTCTCATGATCCAAGTCGACGAAGAGACGGTTGTAAATCGCAGCTCCTCCAAGACTTCATCTGCGAATGGATCGCTGAGTCAGGCCCTCGGAAACGTCGTTATCCCTGGCTTGATCGACACAACAGGAAAGACGCTACCTTCAGTAAGCCTCCCCGGCTCGCTGGACTCCTACACAGGTGGTGGATCCGTTACTGAATCGAATCTCCTTCAATCCAAGATCGCGGTCATCATTGTGGACGTTCAGCCCAACGGAAACTTGGTTGTCGAAGGCGCCCGCAAGGTCAAGGCCTCGGGTGAAGCGCAATACCTCGTAGTTCGCGGAGTTGTTCGGGGAGACGACGTCCTCGCCAACAACACTGTACTTTCCACCCACGTGCTCAACGCAAACGTCGAGCTCTTCAACGAGGGAGACCTCAAGGACGCCCAAACCAAGGGATGGGTGCATAAGCTGATCAACGTAGCTAACGTTCGTTAG
- a CDS encoding flagellar basal body P-ring protein FlgI → MKFLARTLLFLAVSAVSVQAARVKDLVTVDGGRDNQLVGYGLVIGLAGDGDSDSPMTINAVANSLRRFGLTVDAEELKSENVAAVMITADIPPFAREGTRIDVTVSSIGDAESLQGGVLLQTPLLGADDTVYAVAQGQIAVGGYLGGNGGAGGATVQKNHPTVGQIANGAIVEREIEMEIGKGGRVKLLLRNPDYNTASKLAEGINVIFPSSTIAVDAAAVQVTIPEMYLGREVDFISSIGGISIEPDTPARIIINERTGTIVATAGVRVSTVAVSHGSLSLTIARSQNISQPGPFAQAGQTAVAEGTEVEVTEELGAFHMIPDYPTIQQVTNALNAMGVSTREMMSILQAMKSAGALQAELIIK, encoded by the coding sequence GTGAAATTCCTAGCACGCACACTTCTATTTCTCGCTGTATCCGCAGTTTCGGTACAGGCTGCTCGGGTCAAGGATCTCGTTACCGTTGACGGCGGACGAGACAACCAGCTGGTTGGATACGGCTTGGTCATCGGTCTCGCGGGCGACGGCGACAGCGACTCGCCCATGACGATCAATGCAGTGGCCAATTCCTTGCGTCGCTTCGGTCTCACGGTAGACGCGGAAGAGCTGAAGTCGGAGAACGTGGCAGCGGTCATGATCACGGCCGATATTCCTCCTTTCGCTCGCGAGGGTACTCGTATTGATGTGACTGTTTCCTCCATCGGCGACGCGGAAAGCTTGCAAGGCGGGGTTCTCTTGCAGACACCGCTGCTCGGTGCGGACGATACGGTGTACGCAGTTGCCCAAGGCCAGATCGCAGTCGGCGGTTACTTGGGTGGAAACGGTGGAGCAGGGGGCGCGACCGTGCAAAAGAACCATCCAACAGTCGGCCAAATCGCCAATGGCGCTATCGTGGAGCGCGAGATCGAAATGGAGATCGGCAAGGGTGGACGCGTGAAGCTCTTGCTGCGCAATCCAGACTACAACACGGCTTCCAAGTTGGCGGAAGGCATCAACGTCATCTTCCCGTCCAGTACCATCGCGGTGGATGCGGCAGCTGTTCAGGTGACGATTCCGGAAATGTACTTGGGCCGCGAAGTCGACTTCATTTCATCGATTGGTGGCATCTCGATCGAGCCCGACACTCCCGCCCGCATTATCATTAACGAACGCACCGGTACCATCGTAGCGACTGCTGGGGTACGCGTTTCCACTGTCGCAGTCAGCCACGGTTCCCTGAGCCTCACGATTGCTCGATCGCAAAACATCTCCCAGCCAGGCCCCTTCGCCCAGGCCGGCCAGACCGCTGTAGCGGAAGGCACCGAGGTCGAGGTGACCGAAGAGTTGGGCGCCTTCCACATGATTCCCGACTATCCGACCATCCAGCAGGTGACGAACGCCTTGAACGCGATGGGAGTCTCGACCCGGGAAATGATGTCTATCCTGCAAGCCATGAAAAGCGCGGGAGCGCTGCAAGCGGAGCTGATCATCAAGTAA
- a CDS encoding flagellar hook-basal body protein, whose translation MLNGVYQNAAAMTGLESWNNSIAQNISQSSTPGYKKAVLSFEGVEAGKVGLKNDFGNILQHATIQTKGVGAVDFSTGSIVTTNADFDFALEGKGFFELRAPDGQLVYTRDGQFKLNDDGELVSKQGFHVMDDTRNTIKLRRGLGEFSAANDGTISQGGAPLAKLSVRDIQYPDQMIRSHGGFVIGPNDAGYNRDIDEPLIRHGALEQSNVSATTEMINLINVSRAFQVNQKVIQQHDEVLGKAIQSLGGH comes from the coding sequence ATGTTGAACGGAGTCTACCAAAACGCAGCGGCCATGACGGGCCTTGAGAGCTGGAACAATTCGATTGCCCAGAATATTTCTCAGTCGTCGACCCCCGGCTACAAGAAGGCGGTTCTCTCCTTCGAGGGCGTGGAAGCGGGCAAGGTCGGCCTCAAGAACGACTTCGGCAACATCCTGCAGCACGCGACCATCCAGACCAAGGGAGTGGGCGCGGTAGATTTTTCCACAGGCTCGATCGTGACCACCAACGCGGATTTCGACTTCGCTCTTGAAGGCAAGGGGTTCTTCGAGCTGAGGGCTCCCGACGGGCAGCTTGTCTACACCCGGGACGGACAATTCAAGTTGAACGACGATGGGGAGCTGGTCAGCAAGCAGGGCTTCCACGTGATGGACGACACCCGCAACACGATCAAGCTGCGCCGTGGCTTGGGTGAATTTTCGGCGGCCAACGATGGAACCATAAGCCAAGGCGGCGCCCCGCTCGCCAAGTTGAGCGTTCGCGACATTCAATATCCCGACCAGATGATCCGTTCCCACGGTGGTTTCGTTATCGGGCCCAACGACGCGGGCTACAACCGCGACATCGACGAACCCCTCATCCGCCATGGAGCGCTCGAGCAGAGCAACGTCTCCGCCACCACCGAGATGATCAACCTCATCAACGTCTCCCGCGCTTTCCAAGTGAACCAGAAGGTGATCCAGCAGCACGACGAAGTGCTCGGCAAGGCCATCCAATCTCTCGGCGGACACTAA